A portion of the Poecile atricapillus isolate bPoeAtr1 chromosome 7, bPoeAtr1.hap1, whole genome shotgun sequence genome contains these proteins:
- the CDC20 gene encoding cell division cycle protein 20 homolog yields the protein MLRRRRGGRAAAARRRTMAQFLFEADLHGLLKLDTPIPNAPPARWQRKAKESGPGPSPVGVSPMKPANRSHSSSKTPSKTPGKSGSKIQSTPTKAGGDRYIPSRSAMQMEMANFLLTKENDPAEESPTKKEQQKAWAVNLNGFDVEEAKILRLSGKLQNAPEGYQNNLKVLYSQRMTPGSSRKNSRYIPSMPDRILDAPEIRNDYYLNLIDWSSQNFLAVALDNSVYLWNHASGEIIQLLQMEHPDVYISSVSWIKEGNYLAVGTSSAEVQLWDIQQQKRLRNMTSHCARVGTLSWNSYILSSGARTGHIHHHDVRVAEHHVATLAGHTQEVCGLKWSLDGRYLASGGNDNLVNVWPCTQGGGGDFAPVQTFTQHQGAVKAVAWCPWQMNVLATGGGTSDRHIRIWNVCSGACLSTVDAHSQVCSILWSTNYKEFISGHGFAQNQLVLWKYPTMTKVAELQGHTARILNLTMSPDGTTVASAAADETLRLWRCFEMDPIKKKEKEKANSAKSSIIHQSIR from the exons ATGCTGCGGCGCAGGCGGGGCgggcgagcggcggcggcgcggcggcg GACCATGGCGCAGTTCCTGTTCGAGGCGGACCTGCACGGGCTGCTGAAGCTGGACACGCCGATCCCGAACGCTCCGCCGGCGCGATGGCAGCGCAAGGCCAAGGAGAGCGGCCCCGGGCCCAGCCCCGTCGGCGTGTCGCCCATGAAGCCGGCCAATCGCTCCCATAGCTCCAGCAAGACGCCGTCCAAGACACCCG GCAAATCTGGATCCAAAATTCAAAGCACCCCCACAAAGGCTGGGGGGGATCGCTACATTCCCAGCCGCAGCGCTATGCAGATGGAGATGGCAAATTTCCTCCTCACCAAAGAGAATGACCCTGCTGAGGAATCACCTACCAAGAAG GAGCAACAGAAAGCCTGGGCAGTGAATCTGAATGGTTTTGATGTAGAAGAGGCAAAGATCCTCCGTCTCAGTGGAAAGCTACAGAATGCTCCAGAAG GCTATCAGAATAACCTGAAAGTGCTCTACAGTCAGAGAATGACGCCTGGATCCAGCAGGAAGAATAGCAGATACATTCCGTCAATGCCAGACCGGATCTTGGATGCACCAGAGATCCGCAATGACTACT ATCTGAATCTCATAGACTGGAGCTCCCAGAACTTCCTGGCAGTGGCTCTGGACAACTCTGTTTATCTGTGGAATCATGCTTCTGGGGAGATtatccagctgctgcagatggagCATCCAGATGTTTACATTTCCTCTGTGTCATGGATTAAAGAAGGAAACTACCTTGCTGTTGGTACAAGTAGTGCTGAGGTCCAG CTATGGGACATTCAGCAGCAGAAACGTCTCCGAAACATGACCAGCCATTGTGCCCGTGTGGGAAccctcagctggaacagctacATCCTCTCCAG CGGGGCACGGACTGGCCACATCCACCACCATGATGTCCGAGTGGCTGAGCATCATGTGGCTACCCTTGCTGGCCACACACAGGAGGTGTGCGGACTCAAATGGTCTCTAGATGGCCGCTACCTGGCCAGTGGTGGCAATGACAATCTGGTGAACGTCTGGCCATGCACCCAAGGTGGGGGTGGAGACTTTGCTCCTGTACAGACCTTCACTCAGCACCAGGGTGCTGTCAAG GCTGTGGCATGGTGCCCATGGCAGATGAATGTTCTAGCCACTGGAGGTGGCACTAGTGACAGACATATCCGCATCTGGAATGTGTGCTCTGGTGCCTGCCTCAGTACTGTTGATGCCCATTCCCAG GTCTGTTCTATCCTGTGGTCAACAAACTACAAGGAGTTCATTTCAGGCCATGGCTTTGCACAGAATCAGCTGGTTCTATGGAAGTATCCAACAATGACCAAGGTTGCAGAGCTGCAAG GTCATACTGCCAGAATCTTGAACCTGACTATGAGCCCTGATGGTACAACAGTggcctcagcagctgctgatgaAACACTGCGACTCTGGCGCTGTTTTGAGATGGACCCCataaagaagaaggagaaagagaaggcaAACAGTGCCAAAAGCAGTATTATTCACCAGAGCATCCGCTGA
- the ELOVL1 gene encoding elongation of very long chain fatty acids protein 1 isoform X1, translated as MSGLFQRCFAVFARGEFGWMCPRDTATTMEGIVTMYQDFMKRADPRIADYPLMQSPFLVMGILLGYVYFVLSLGPRLMANRKPLNLKKFMVLYNFFLVGLSLYIVYEFLMAGWLTGYTWRCDPVDFSQDPKALRMVSVAWLFVFSKFIELTDTVIFVLRKKNEQVTFLHLFHHSVLPWSWWWGAKFGPGGMGSFHAMINSMVHVVMYFYYGLSAAGPAFQKYLWWKKHITAIQLAQFVIVSVHISQYYFMPNCQYQFPIFIHLIWIYGTIFFILFSNFWYQSYTKGKRLPRVAQQAAQHNGSSIHENGTVTNGKVKAN; from the exons ATGTCTGGTCTGTTCCAGCGGTGTTTTGCGGTGTTTGCGAGGGGCGAGTTTGGGTGGATGTGTCCGAG AGATACTGCCACCACCATGGAGGGGATTGTGACTATGTATCAGGACTTCATGAAGAGGGCAG ACCCCCGCATTGCTGATTATCCATTGATGCAGTCCCCATTCCTTGTGATGGGCATCCTTCTGGGATATGTCTACTTTGTCCTATCCTTGGGTCCCCGGCTAATGGCCAACAGGAAGCCTTTAAACCTGAAGAAGTTCATGGTGCTATACAACTTTTTTCTGGTGGGACTCTCCCTTTACATAGTCTATGAG TTCCTGATGGCAGGGTGGCTTACTGGATACACCTGGCGATGTGACCCTGTGGACTTCTCACAGGACCCCAAGGCCCTCAGG ATGGTCAGTGTTGCTTGGCTCTTTGTTTTCTCCAAGTTCATTGAACTGACAGACACG GTGATCTTTGTCCTGCGGAAGAAGAATGAACAGGTCACATTCCTGCACCTTTTCCACCACTCTGTTCTGCCATGGAGCTGGTGGTGGGGAGCGAAGTTTGGTCCAG GGGGAATGGGCTCATTCCATGCCATGATCAATTCCATGGTGCATGTTGTCATGTATTTCTACTATGGGCTCTCAGCAGCCGGACCTGCCTTTCAGAAGTACCTGTGGTGGAAGAAGCACATCACAGCCATCCAGCTG GCACAATTTGTGATTGTCTCCGTCCACATCTCCCAGTATTACTTCATGCCCAACTGCCAGTACCAGTTCCCCATCTTCATTCACCTTATCTGGATTTATGGGACCATCTTCTTCATCCTCTTCTCCAACTTTTGGTACCAGTCCTACACCAAGGGCAAACGGTTGCCCAGGGTGGCTCAACAAGCAGCTCAGCACAACGGTAGCAGCATCCATGAAAATGGCACTGTCACCAATGGCAAGGTCAAAGCCAACTAG
- the ELOVL1 gene encoding elongation of very long chain fatty acids protein 1 isoform X2 — MEGIVTMYQDFMKRADPRIADYPLMQSPFLVMGILLGYVYFVLSLGPRLMANRKPLNLKKFMVLYNFFLVGLSLYIVYEFLMAGWLTGYTWRCDPVDFSQDPKALRMVSVAWLFVFSKFIELTDTVIFVLRKKNEQVTFLHLFHHSVLPWSWWWGAKFGPGGMGSFHAMINSMVHVVMYFYYGLSAAGPAFQKYLWWKKHITAIQLAQFVIVSVHISQYYFMPNCQYQFPIFIHLIWIYGTIFFILFSNFWYQSYTKGKRLPRVAQQAAQHNGSSIHENGTVTNGKVKAN; from the exons ATGGAGGGGATTGTGACTATGTATCAGGACTTCATGAAGAGGGCAG ACCCCCGCATTGCTGATTATCCATTGATGCAGTCCCCATTCCTTGTGATGGGCATCCTTCTGGGATATGTCTACTTTGTCCTATCCTTGGGTCCCCGGCTAATGGCCAACAGGAAGCCTTTAAACCTGAAGAAGTTCATGGTGCTATACAACTTTTTTCTGGTGGGACTCTCCCTTTACATAGTCTATGAG TTCCTGATGGCAGGGTGGCTTACTGGATACACCTGGCGATGTGACCCTGTGGACTTCTCACAGGACCCCAAGGCCCTCAGG ATGGTCAGTGTTGCTTGGCTCTTTGTTTTCTCCAAGTTCATTGAACTGACAGACACG GTGATCTTTGTCCTGCGGAAGAAGAATGAACAGGTCACATTCCTGCACCTTTTCCACCACTCTGTTCTGCCATGGAGCTGGTGGTGGGGAGCGAAGTTTGGTCCAG GGGGAATGGGCTCATTCCATGCCATGATCAATTCCATGGTGCATGTTGTCATGTATTTCTACTATGGGCTCTCAGCAGCCGGACCTGCCTTTCAGAAGTACCTGTGGTGGAAGAAGCACATCACAGCCATCCAGCTG GCACAATTTGTGATTGTCTCCGTCCACATCTCCCAGTATTACTTCATGCCCAACTGCCAGTACCAGTTCCCCATCTTCATTCACCTTATCTGGATTTATGGGACCATCTTCTTCATCCTCTTCTCCAACTTTTGGTACCAGTCCTACACCAAGGGCAAACGGTTGCCCAGGGTGGCTCAACAAGCAGCTCAGCACAACGGTAGCAGCATCCATGAAAATGGCACTGTCACCAATGGCAAGGTCAAAGCCAACTAG